From one Streptomyces sp. N50 genomic stretch:
- a CDS encoding bifunctional aldolase/short-chain dehydrogenase: protein MAPHREADALVARSHRLGADPRNTNYAGGNTSAKGTDTDPVTGGDVELMWVKGSGGDLGTLTEGGLAVLRLDRMRALVDVYPGVEREDEMVAAFDYCLHGKGGAAPSIDTAMHGLVDAAHVDHLHPDSGIALACAADGEKLTAECFGDSVVWVPWRRPGFQLGLDIAAVKTANPQAIGCVLGGHGITAWGDSSEECERNSLHIIRTAEAFLFERGKPEPFGPVVEGYGALPEAERRERGAALAPYVRAVASQDRAQVGHFTDSEVVLDFLARAEHPRLAALGTSCPDHFLRTKVRPLVLDLPPTAPLDEAIARLKELHAVYREEYAAYYQRHALPDSPAMRGADPAIVLIPGVGMFSFGKDKQTARVAGEFYVNAINVMRGAEAVSTYAPIEESEKFRIEYWALEEAKLQRMPKPKPLATRVALVTGAGSGIGKAIARRLVDEGACVVVADLNSESAQAVSEELGGPDKAVAVTVDVTDEAQIADAFKAALLAFGGVDLVVNNAGISISKPLLETSARDWDLQHDIMARGSFLVSREAARAMIAQGLGGDILYIASKNAVFAGPNNIAYSATKADQAHQVRLLAAELGEHGIRVNGINPDGVVRGSGIFAGGWGAQRAATYGIEEEKLGEFYAQRTILKREVLPEHVANAVFALTGGDLTHTTGLHVPVDAGVAAAFLR, encoded by the coding sequence ATGGCACCGCACCGCGAAGCCGACGCGCTCGTCGCCCGTTCTCATCGGCTCGGCGCCGATCCTCGTAATACCAACTACGCCGGCGGGAATACGTCCGCCAAGGGCACCGACACTGATCCCGTCACCGGCGGGGATGTCGAGTTGATGTGGGTCAAGGGGTCCGGAGGGGATCTCGGGACGCTCACCGAGGGTGGGCTGGCCGTGTTGCGGCTGGATCGGATGCGGGCGCTTGTCGACGTGTATCCGGGAGTTGAGCGCGAGGACGAGATGGTCGCCGCGTTCGACTACTGCCTGCACGGCAAGGGGGGTGCGGCGCCTTCCATCGACACCGCCATGCATGGGCTTGTGGACGCTGCTCATGTCGATCATCTGCACCCTGACTCCGGGATCGCGCTCGCCTGTGCGGCCGACGGGGAGAAGCTGACCGCCGAGTGTTTCGGGGACAGCGTGGTGTGGGTGCCCTGGCGGCGGCCCGGGTTTCAGTTGGGGCTCGACATCGCCGCCGTCAAGACCGCCAATCCGCAGGCCATCGGCTGTGTGCTCGGGGGGCACGGGATCACCGCGTGGGGTGACAGCTCCGAGGAGTGCGAGCGGAACTCGCTCCACATCATCCGGACCGCCGAGGCGTTCCTCTTCGAGCGCGGGAAGCCGGAGCCCTTCGGGCCCGTCGTCGAGGGATACGGTGCGCTGCCCGAGGCCGAGCGGCGGGAGCGGGGGGCCGCGCTCGCGCCGTATGTTCGTGCGGTCGCCTCTCAAGACCGGGCGCAGGTCGGGCACTTCACCGATTCCGAGGTCGTGCTCGATTTCCTCGCGCGGGCCGAGCATCCCCGGCTCGCCGCGCTCGGTACCTCGTGCCCCGATCACTTTCTGCGGACCAAGGTCAGGCCGCTCGTTCTCGATCTGCCGCCCACCGCTCCGCTGGACGAGGCCATCGCGCGGCTGAAGGAGCTGCATGCCGTTTACCGGGAGGAGTACGCCGCCTATTACCAGCGGCACGCTCTGCCCGACTCCCCCGCGATGCGCGGTGCCGATCCGGCAATCGTGTTGATTCCGGGCGTGGGGATGTTCTCCTTCGGCAAGGACAAGCAGACGGCGCGGGTGGCCGGTGAGTTCTACGTCAATGCCATCAACGTGATGCGTGGGGCCGAGGCCGTTTCCACGTACGCGCCGATCGAGGAGTCGGAGAAGTTCCGTATCGAGTACTGGGCGTTGGAGGAGGCCAAGCTCCAGCGGATGCCCAAGCCGAAGCCGCTCGCCACTCGGGTCGCGCTCGTCACCGGGGCGGGGAGTGGGATCGGCAAGGCCATCGCCCGGCGGTTGGTCGACGAGGGCGCCTGTGTCGTTGTCGCGGATCTCAACTCCGAGAGCGCGCAGGCCGTTTCGGAGGAACTCGGCGGGCCCGACAAAGCCGTCGCCGTCACCGTCGACGTGACCGACGAAGCGCAGATCGCCGATGCCTTCAAGGCCGCGCTGCTCGCCTTCGGCGGGGTCGATCTCGTCGTCAACAACGCGGGGATCTCCATCTCCAAGCCCCTGCTGGAGACTTCGGCCCGGGACTGGGATCTGCAGCACGACATCATGGCCCGCGGGTCGTTCCTGGTCTCGCGTGAGGCCGCCCGGGCGATGATCGCGCAGGGGCTCGGGGGCGACATCCTCTACATCGCTTCCAAGAACGCCGTGTTCGCCGGGCCCAACAACATCGCCTACTCGGCCACCAAAGCCGACCAGGCCCATCAAGTACGGCTGCTCGCGGCCGAGTTGGGCGAGCACGGTATCCGGGTCAACGGGATCAACCCGGACGGCGTCGTGCGTGGTTCGGGCATCTTCGCGGGTGGTTGGGGGGCGCAGCGGGCGGCGACCTACGGGATCGAGGAGGAGAAGCTCGGTGAGTTCTACGCCCAGCGCACCATCCTCAAGCGCGAGGTGCTGCCGGAGCATGTCGCCAACGCCGTCTTCGCCCTCACCGGTGGGGACTTGACCCACACCACCGGGCTGCACGTCCCGGTCGACGCCGGCGTTGCGGCCGCCTTCCTTCGGTGA
- the rhaI gene encoding L-rhamnose isomerase, giving the protein MTDLAAVKAALQTQAVETPSWAYGNSGTRFKVFAQEGVPRTPQEKLEDAAKVHEFTGVAPTVALHIPWDRVDDFGALGKFAEDHGLKLGAINSNTFQDDDYRLGSVCHPDAAVRRKALDHLLECVDIMDATGSADLKLWFADGTNYPGQDDLSARQDRLGEALAAVYERLGDGQRMLLEYKFFEPAFYATDVPDWGTAYAHCLKLGPKAQVVVDTGHHAPGTNIEFIVATLLREGKLGAFDFNSRFYADDDLMVGAADPFQLFRIMYEVIRGGGFTADVAFMLDQCHNIEAKIPAIIRSVMNVQEATAKALLVDRDALGVAQRDGDVLGANAVIMDAYNTDVRPLLRELREEQGLAPDPIAAYRSSGWQERIVAERVGGRQAGWGA; this is encoded by the coding sequence GTGACCGATCTCGCCGCGGTGAAGGCCGCTCTCCAGACCCAGGCAGTCGAGACGCCGTCGTGGGCGTACGGGAACTCGGGGACCCGCTTCAAGGTCTTCGCCCAGGAGGGTGTTCCTCGGACTCCGCAGGAGAAGCTGGAGGACGCGGCGAAGGTCCACGAGTTCACCGGCGTGGCGCCGACCGTGGCCCTGCACATCCCGTGGGACCGGGTCGACGACTTCGGGGCGCTGGGGAAGTTCGCGGAGGATCACGGGCTGAAGCTCGGGGCGATCAACTCGAACACGTTCCAGGACGACGACTACCGGCTCGGGAGTGTGTGTCATCCCGACGCGGCGGTGCGGCGCAAGGCGCTGGATCATCTGCTGGAGTGTGTCGACATCATGGACGCGACGGGCTCCGCCGATCTGAAGCTGTGGTTCGCCGACGGGACGAACTATCCCGGGCAGGATGATCTTTCCGCGCGTCAGGACCGGTTGGGTGAGGCGCTCGCGGCGGTGTACGAGCGGCTTGGGGACGGGCAGCGGATGCTGCTGGAGTACAAGTTCTTCGAGCCGGCGTTCTATGCGACCGATGTGCCGGACTGGGGTACCGCGTACGCGCATTGCCTGAAGCTCGGGCCGAAGGCTCAGGTTGTGGTGGACACCGGGCATCATGCGCCCGGCACCAATATCGAGTTCATCGTCGCGACGTTGTTGCGGGAGGGGAAGCTCGGGGCGTTCGACTTCAACTCCCGGTTCTATGCGGACGATGACCTGATGGTGGGGGCGGCTGATCCGTTCCAGTTGTTCCGGATCATGTATGAGGTGATTCGGGGTGGGGGGTTCACCGCGGATGTCGCCTTCATGCTGGATCAGTGTCACAACATCGAGGCGAAGATTCCGGCGATCATTCGGTCGGTGATGAATGTGCAGGAAGCGACGGCGAAGGCGTTGCTGGTGGACCGGGATGCGTTGGGTGTGGCTCAGCGGGATGGGGATGTGCTGGGCGCGAACGCCGTGATCATGGACGCGTACAACACGGATGTGCGGCCGTTGTTGAGGGAGTTGCGGGAGGAGCAGGGGCTTGCGCCTGACCCGATCGCGGCGTATCGCTCCAGCGGGTGGCAGGAGCGGATTGTTGCTGAGCGGGTTGGGGGGCGGCAGGCCGGGTGGGGAGCGTAA
- a CDS encoding sugar ABC transporter ATP-binding protein yields MTHPSEAGPAPVLALKGISKSFGAVRALRDVSLELFPGEVHALAGENGAGKSTLIKTLAGVHRPDAGQVLLDGAPVLFHGPGDARDAGIAVIYQEPTLFPDLSIAENIFMGRQPRRALGRIDHKATYAATAALMKRLGVELDPDRPARGLSIADQQIVEIAKALSFDARVLIMDEPTAALTGSEVARLFGVVRTLREQGAAVLFISHRLEEIFQICQRVTTLRDGALISSEPIDGMTEDDLVRRMVGRDLDELYPKQDVEPGEVALSVKRLTREGVFTDVSFDVRRGEIVGLAGLVGAGRTEVARALFGIDRWDAGGVEVDGRSLTNGAPSTAMAAGLALVPEDRRAQGLVMDMSIERNIGLTGLRTTVKAGLVDRGAERSRSLDWAVKLHVKYARIADTVNTLSGGNQQKVVLAKWLATGPKVLIVDEPTRGIDVGTKAEVHRLLSELAADGVAVLMISSDLPEILGMADRVLVMHEGRLTAEIPRSEATEETVMAAATGRAAA; encoded by the coding sequence ATGACCCACCCGTCAGAAGCGGGTCCGGCCCCGGTGCTCGCGCTCAAGGGCATCTCCAAGTCCTTCGGCGCGGTGCGCGCCCTGCGGGACGTGTCCCTCGAACTGTTCCCCGGTGAGGTGCACGCACTCGCCGGTGAGAACGGCGCGGGCAAGTCCACCCTCATCAAGACCCTCGCCGGTGTGCACCGGCCCGACGCCGGCCAGGTGCTGCTCGACGGCGCGCCCGTCCTCTTCCACGGCCCCGGTGACGCCCGCGACGCGGGGATCGCCGTGATCTACCAGGAGCCCACGCTCTTCCCCGACCTGTCGATCGCCGAGAACATCTTCATGGGCCGCCAGCCCCGCCGCGCGCTGGGCCGTATCGATCACAAGGCCACCTATGCGGCGACCGCCGCCCTGATGAAGCGACTCGGGGTCGAGTTGGACCCCGACCGCCCGGCGCGCGGTCTGTCCATCGCCGACCAGCAGATCGTGGAGATCGCCAAGGCGCTCTCCTTCGACGCCCGCGTCCTGATCATGGACGAGCCGACGGCCGCCCTCACCGGCAGCGAGGTCGCCCGCCTCTTCGGCGTCGTCCGCACCCTGCGCGAACAGGGCGCCGCCGTCCTGTTCATCTCGCACCGCCTGGAGGAGATCTTCCAGATCTGCCAACGCGTCACCACCCTGCGCGACGGCGCGCTCATTTCCAGCGAGCCCATCGACGGCATGACCGAGGACGATCTCGTACGGCGCATGGTCGGCCGCGACCTCGACGAGCTCTACCCCAAGCAGGACGTCGAGCCCGGTGAAGTCGCCCTGAGCGTGAAGCGGTTGACCCGCGAGGGCGTCTTCACCGACGTGTCCTTCGACGTGCGGCGCGGAGAGATCGTCGGGCTCGCCGGGCTCGTCGGCGCAGGCCGCACCGAAGTCGCGCGGGCCCTCTTCGGCATCGACCGGTGGGACGCCGGCGGGGTCGAGGTCGACGGCAGGTCGCTGACGAACGGCGCCCCTTCGACCGCGATGGCCGCCGGGCTCGCCCTCGTCCCCGAGGACCGGCGCGCCCAGGGCCTGGTGATGGACATGTCGATCGAGCGGAACATCGGCCTGACCGGCCTGCGTACGACCGTGAAGGCGGGCCTCGTCGACCGGGGCGCCGAGCGCAGCCGCTCCCTCGACTGGGCGGTGAAACTGCACGTCAAGTACGCGCGGATCGCCGACACCGTCAACACCCTCTCCGGCGGCAACCAGCAGAAGGTCGTCCTCGCCAAGTGGCTGGCCACCGGCCCGAAGGTGCTGATCGTCGACGAGCCGACCCGTGGCATCGACGTCGGCACCAAGGCCGAAGTGCACCGGCTGCTCAGCGAGTTGGCCGCCGATGGGGTCGCCGTCCTGATGATCTCCTCCGATCTGCCCGAGATCCTCGGCATGGCCGACCGCGTGCTGGTGATGCACGAGGGCCGCCTCACCGCCGAGATCCCCCGTTCCGAAGCCACCGAGGAAACCGTGATGGCCGCAGCCACCGGGAGGGCCGCCGCGTGA
- a CDS encoding ABC transporter permease, with protein MTVTAPNPAPAAEVPESSSTRLVDRVFKMRELAILVVFLVMIGITQAGNSQFLSEQGIKDLLLNATILVLVATGQSLVVITRNVDLSVGSTLGITAFATGDYLQGGGNAVIAIVLAVLLGVGLGLVNGLLVSLGQVPALVVTLGTLYIIRGVDSIWVGSRQITAADLPGGFVDFGSGGLSAVPWLAMIALAVLVATAYYLKHFGSGRELYALGSNPEAARLAGIPVRKRTLAAYTFCGGLAGLAGAMYLARFGNVDSGTGTGYELTVVSAVVVGGVVFTGGSGSVYGAALGALLLTSINSVLPALGVSSVWVLAINGILLILAIAVDRIVALRVATALKKRNARHA; from the coding sequence ATGACGGTCACCGCTCCCAACCCCGCGCCCGCCGCCGAGGTGCCCGAGTCGAGCAGCACGCGGCTCGTCGACCGGGTCTTCAAGATGCGTGAACTCGCCATCCTGGTCGTCTTCTTGGTGATGATCGGCATCACCCAGGCGGGCAACAGCCAGTTCCTGTCCGAGCAGGGCATCAAGGACCTGCTCCTCAACGCGACCATCCTGGTCCTCGTCGCCACCGGGCAGTCGCTGGTCGTCATCACCCGCAACGTCGACCTGTCGGTCGGCTCCACGCTCGGCATCACCGCCTTCGCCACCGGTGACTACCTCCAGGGCGGTGGCAACGCTGTCATCGCGATCGTGCTGGCGGTACTGCTCGGTGTCGGACTCGGCCTGGTCAACGGGCTGTTGGTCAGTCTGGGGCAGGTGCCCGCGCTGGTCGTCACCCTCGGCACGCTCTACATCATCCGGGGCGTCGACTCCATCTGGGTCGGCTCACGGCAGATCACCGCCGCCGATCTCCCGGGCGGATTCGTGGACTTCGGCTCCGGCGGCCTGTCGGCCGTGCCCTGGCTGGCGATGATCGCGCTCGCCGTACTGGTCGCCACCGCCTACTACCTCAAACACTTCGGCAGCGGGCGGGAGTTGTACGCGCTGGGCTCCAACCCCGAGGCCGCCCGGCTCGCCGGCATCCCCGTCCGCAAGCGGACCCTCGCCGCGTACACCTTCTGCGGCGGGCTCGCCGGACTCGCCGGCGCGATGTACCTCGCCCGCTTCGGCAACGTCGACTCCGGCACCGGCACCGGGTACGAACTCACCGTCGTCAGCGCGGTGGTTGTCGGCGGGGTGGTCTTCACCGGTGGCTCCGGAAGCGTCTACGGCGCGGCCCTCGGCGCACTCCTGCTGACCTCCATCAACAGTGTGCTGCCCGCCCTCGGCGTCAGTTCCGTCTGGGTGCTGGCCATCAACGGCATCCTGCTCATCCTCGCCATCGCCGTCGACCGGATCGTCGCCCTGCGTGTGGCCACCGCACTGAAGAAGAGGAACGCCCGCCATGCCTGA
- a CDS encoding ABC transporter permease — MPESLTRAIRWDTVVGALLIVLLLFSFSFVDGFGNALNLSFLIGNTLPIALIALPMTLLVVSGEIDLSVASTAGLSGAVMGKLWNDGMTIETIIPICLLLGVVCGLVNGLLVTRLGLPSLAVTIGTLAAYRGIAQIVLGSDAVTDFPTQYLDFASGRLGGTFLPQAFLPFLVLLAIAVVVLHATPFGRSLFAIGANVEAARFAGIRVRRQKLILFTVTGLMASLTGVFWALHYASARYDNATGLELSVVAAVLLGGIDFDGGKGTLGGAVAGVFLLGALQNVMSLVNVSAQSQIVVTGVLLVVSVLGPRVARQVAVSRAAARST, encoded by the coding sequence ATGCCTGAGTCGTTGACGCGCGCGATCCGCTGGGACACGGTCGTCGGCGCCCTCCTGATCGTCCTGCTGCTGTTCTCCTTCTCGTTCGTGGACGGCTTCGGCAACGCGCTGAACCTGTCGTTCCTGATCGGCAACACGCTCCCCATCGCGCTGATCGCCCTACCGATGACGCTGTTGGTCGTCTCCGGCGAGATCGATCTTTCGGTCGCCTCCACGGCCGGGCTGTCGGGCGCGGTGATGGGCAAGCTGTGGAACGACGGCATGACCATCGAGACGATCATCCCGATCTGCCTGCTGCTGGGCGTGGTCTGCGGGTTGGTCAACGGGCTGTTGGTGACCCGGCTCGGGCTGCCGTCGCTCGCCGTCACGATCGGCACGCTCGCCGCGTACCGGGGGATCGCGCAGATCGTGCTCGGATCCGATGCCGTGACCGATTTCCCCACGCAGTACCTGGACTTCGCGTCCGGGCGGCTCGGGGGCACGTTCTTGCCGCAGGCGTTTCTACCCTTCCTGGTGCTGCTTGCCATCGCCGTGGTTGTGCTGCATGCCACGCCGTTCGGGCGGTCGTTGTTCGCGATCGGGGCGAATGTGGAGGCTGCTCGGTTCGCCGGTATTCGGGTCCGGCGGCAGAAGCTGATCCTGTTCACGGTGACCGGGTTGATGGCTTCTCTCACCGGGGTGTTCTGGGCGCTGCACTACGCCAGTGCTCGCTATGACAACGCGACCGGGCTCGAACTGTCCGTCGTGGCCGCGGTGTTGCTCGGCGGGATCGACTTCGACGGGGGGAAGGGGACGTTGGGAGGCGCGGTTGCCGGTGTCTTCCTGCTCGGGGCTTTGCAGAACGTGATGAGCCTGGTGAACGTCTCCGCGCAGTCTCAGATCGTCGTCACCGGTGTTCTGCTCGTGGTCTCGGTGCTTGGGCCTCGGGTTGCTCGGCAAGTCGCTGTCTCTCGGGCCGCGGCACGATCCACCTAA
- the rhaS gene encoding rhamnose ABC transporter substrate-binding protein, which produces MRKTSLRRALAALVAVTSLTLVATACGGTTKKDVKDENTGSAVTGGKADPNAALKKGLTVAFLPKAVNNPYFTTSDKGGEKALTELGEKYKEVGTTSATDTSGQVSYVNTLTQQQVNAIAVSAQDPGALCTALKQAMSNKIKVVTYDSDTNPECRNAFVSQASAEDLGRTEVQLLAQQIGYKGEIAILSAAQTATNQNTWIGFMKEELKDPKYKNIKLVKVAYGNDDAQQSFQQTQGLLQEHPNLKGIISPTTVGIKAAAQYLSGSKYKGKVKLTGLGTPNDLRKYVKNGTVDGFELWDPAKLGALAAQTAVALVSGQITGKEGETFKAGGTSYTIGKDGVINLGKPTVFDAKNIDQFNF; this is translated from the coding sequence ATGCGTAAAACATCCCTTCGCCGTGCCCTTGCGGCCCTTGTCGCCGTCACTTCGCTCACGCTCGTCGCCACCGCTTGCGGTGGTACCACCAAGAAGGACGTGAAGGACGAGAACACCGGGTCGGCCGTCACCGGTGGCAAGGCCGATCCGAATGCCGCGCTCAAGAAGGGGCTGACCGTCGCCTTCCTGCCGAAGGCGGTCAACAACCCGTACTTCACCACGTCCGACAAGGGCGGCGAGAAGGCGCTCACCGAACTGGGCGAGAAGTACAAGGAGGTTGGCACGACCAGCGCCACCGACACCTCCGGTCAGGTCTCCTACGTCAACACGCTCACCCAGCAGCAGGTGAACGCGATCGCCGTGTCCGCGCAGGACCCGGGCGCCCTGTGCACCGCGCTCAAGCAGGCGATGAGCAACAAGATCAAGGTCGTCACCTACGACTCCGACACCAACCCGGAGTGCCGCAACGCCTTCGTCTCGCAGGCCAGCGCCGAGGACCTCGGCCGCACCGAGGTGCAGCTGCTCGCCCAGCAGATCGGCTACAAGGGCGAGATCGCGATCCTGTCGGCCGCGCAGACCGCGACGAACCAGAACACCTGGATCGGCTTCATGAAGGAGGAGCTGAAGGACCCGAAGTACAAGAACATCAAGCTGGTCAAGGTCGCCTACGGCAACGACGACGCCCAGCAGTCCTTCCAGCAGACCCAGGGCCTCCTCCAGGAGCACCCGAACCTGAAGGGGATCATCTCCCCGACCACCGTCGGCATCAAGGCCGCGGCCCAGTACCTGTCCGGCTCCAAGTACAAGGGCAAGGTCAAGCTGACCGGCCTCGGCACCCCCAACGACCTGCGCAAGTACGTCAAGAACGGCACTGTCGACGGCTTCGAGCTGTGGGACCCGGCGAAGCTCGGCGCCCTCGCCGCGCAGACGGCGGTGGCGCTGGTGTCGGGGCAGATCACCGGCAAGGAGGGCGAGACCTTCAAGGCCGGCGGGACGTCGTACACCATCGGCAAGGACGGCGTGATCAACCTCGGCAAGCCGACCGTGTTCGACGCGAAGAACATCGACCAGTTCAACTTCTGA
- a CDS encoding L-rhamnose mutarotase, whose protein sequence is MQRVCFLLKVRADRLDEYRERHAAVWPEMLDALSATGWHNYSLFLREDGLLVGYLETEDFAAAQAGMAATDINSRWQAEMAPFFESLDGARPDEAMKPLTEAFHLA, encoded by the coding sequence ATGCAACGCGTGTGCTTCCTGCTGAAGGTCCGGGCGGACCGCCTCGACGAGTACCGCGAGCGGCACGCCGCCGTGTGGCCCGAGATGCTCGACGCACTCTCGGCCACCGGCTGGCACAACTACTCGCTCTTCCTGCGTGAAGACGGCCTGCTGGTCGGCTACTTGGAGACCGAGGACTTCGCCGCCGCCCAGGCCGGCATGGCAGCCACCGACATCAACTCCCGCTGGCAGGCGGAGATGGCGCCGTTCTTCGAGTCCCTGGACGGCGCCCGTCCCGACGAAGCGATGAAGCCCCTCACCGAGGCCTTCCACCTCGCGTGA
- a CDS encoding BNR repeat-containing protein, giving the protein MRRRAVLTTAILAAVATPGIARAAVPGPSVTKKSTTQLDAQAVYFVSYDGLVNNNSFQKNGLLTYKGYQYAAWYTATKHAVVARRVLGATTWSTITLSHTLKSDDSHNVISMGVSRVDGRLHLNLDSHSDGFFYVKSVAGLLDNPASTAWTSAVLGAVQTSLDGVALTTQFTYPQFIATPEGKLQLSYRVGISGNGRNALAEYDGSSWTALGEWSSSTGTYTSAHGSSTARNMYLHGIDYDVNGRLHSFFTWREQSAAVMCSSGGITNHDTGYVYSTDRGRTWRNDAGTAVGTTGSSNTVAVTDAGLVVDPLDPDHSLMNQESQSTDSTGLPHAIISYVPGRFGQCTTNYVTDRTANGRAFHVRKNASGTWQKTEIPIALNSSQRTKLVLDKYDNAYAVLPYGRIAGASKSSGYTDWALLYDGSGLNAFGEVVVDELRVRADNVLSFMYQEKSSGTTPSALHVVDFALPA; this is encoded by the coding sequence ATGAGAAGACGCGCCGTGCTCACGACCGCCATACTTGCGGCCGTGGCAACGCCGGGCATCGCGCGGGCGGCCGTCCCCGGCCCGTCCGTCACCAAGAAGAGCACCACCCAACTCGACGCCCAGGCCGTCTACTTCGTCTCGTACGACGGCCTGGTCAACAACAACTCGTTCCAGAAGAACGGCCTGTTGACCTACAAGGGCTACCAGTACGCGGCCTGGTACACCGCCACCAAGCACGCCGTCGTCGCCCGCCGGGTCCTGGGCGCGACCACCTGGTCCACGATCACCCTCTCCCACACCCTCAAGAGCGACGACTCCCACAACGTCATCTCCATGGGTGTCTCCCGTGTCGACGGCCGTCTTCACCTCAACCTGGACTCCCACAGCGACGGCTTCTTCTACGTCAAGTCGGTCGCCGGCCTCCTCGACAACCCGGCGTCCACCGCCTGGACTTCGGCCGTCCTCGGCGCCGTACAGACATCGCTGGACGGCGTCGCCCTCACCACCCAGTTCACCTACCCCCAGTTCATCGCCACCCCCGAAGGCAAGCTGCAGCTCAGCTACCGCGTCGGGATCTCCGGCAACGGCCGCAACGCCCTTGCGGAGTACGACGGTTCGAGCTGGACGGCCCTGGGGGAGTGGAGCAGCTCGACCGGCACCTACACCAGCGCGCACGGCTCCAGCACCGCCCGCAACATGTACCTGCACGGCATCGACTACGACGTGAACGGCCGGCTGCACTCCTTCTTCACCTGGCGCGAGCAGTCCGCCGCCGTGATGTGCAGCAGCGGTGGCATCACCAACCACGACACCGGATACGTCTACTCGACCGACCGGGGCCGCACTTGGCGCAACGATGCCGGAACCGCCGTAGGAACGACGGGCAGTTCGAACACCGTGGCCGTCACGGACGCGGGCCTGGTCGTCGACCCCCTCGACCCCGACCACTCCCTGATGAACCAGGAGAGCCAGTCCACCGACTCCACCGGCCTTCCGCACGCGATCATCAGCTACGTCCCCGGCCGCTTCGGGCAGTGCACCACCAACTACGTCACCGACCGCACCGCCAACGGCCGCGCCTTCCACGTCCGCAAGAACGCGTCGGGCACCTGGCAGAAGACCGAGATCCCCATCGCGCTCAACTCCAGCCAGCGCACCAAACTGGTCCTGGACAAGTACGACAACGCCTATGCCGTGCTGCCCTACGGCCGGATCGCCGGGGCCTCGAAGTCCTCCGGGTACACCGACTGGGCGCTGCTGTACGACGGGAGCGGGCTGAACGCGTTCGGCGAGGTCGTCGTCGACGAGCTGCGGGTGCGGGCCGACAACGTGCTGTCGTTCATGTACCAGGAGAAGTCGAGCGGTACGACCCCCTCGGCACTCCACGTCGTCGACTTCGCCCTGCCCGCGTGA
- a CDS encoding LacI family DNA-binding transcriptional regulator, whose amino-acid sequence MAQPVGIKDVARAAGVSVGTVSNVINRPDTVATETRARVLSAIDRLGYVRSESARQLRAGRSRIMGLLVLDMGNPFFVDVARGAERAARESGLGVMVCNSAQSPVEEADYLSLFAEQRVRGVLLTPADATGRNIESFRRHGIPFVLVDRVAEGTTECSVSVDDVAGGALAVRHLVDAGHRSIAYVSGPPGFNQVRDRRTGAKNALAEAGLDPDALRELPTDRLDVAAGRDAGARLLGLADRPTAVFCANDLLALGVLQAMYAAGVGVPDDLAIVGYDDIEFAAAAAVPLTSVRQPAVTMGALAAELLLEETEAEADTTARPHEHRRVVLQPELVVRRSSLAAR is encoded by the coding sequence ATGGCCCAGCCGGTGGGTATCAAGGACGTCGCCCGCGCCGCCGGAGTCTCCGTCGGCACGGTCTCGAACGTCATCAACCGCCCGGACACCGTCGCCACGGAGACCCGGGCCCGGGTGCTGTCCGCGATCGACCGGCTCGGGTATGTGCGAAGCGAGTCCGCACGTCAGTTGCGCGCCGGGCGCAGCCGGATCATGGGGCTGCTCGTGCTCGACATGGGCAACCCGTTCTTCGTGGACGTGGCCCGTGGCGCCGAGCGGGCCGCGCGTGAGTCAGGGCTGGGCGTGATGGTCTGCAACAGCGCGCAGAGCCCCGTCGAGGAGGCCGACTACCTCTCGCTCTTCGCCGAACAGCGGGTGCGGGGCGTGCTGTTGACCCCGGCCGACGCGACCGGACGCAACATCGAGTCGTTCCGCCGGCACGGCATCCCCTTCGTGCTCGTCGACCGGGTCGCCGAGGGCACCACCGAGTGCTCGGTCTCCGTCGACGACGTCGCCGGCGGCGCGCTCGCGGTGCGGCACCTGGTCGACGCCGGTCACCGCTCCATCGCGTACGTCAGCGGCCCGCCCGGCTTCAACCAGGTGCGGGACCGTCGTACGGGCGCGAAGAACGCGCTCGCCGAGGCCGGGCTCGACCCCGACGCGCTGCGCGAGCTGCCCACCGACCGGCTCGACGTGGCGGCCGGGCGGGACGCCGGAGCCCGGCTGCTCGGCCTCGCCGACCGGCCCACGGCCGTCTTCTGCGCGAACGACCTCCTCGCCCTCGGCGTGCTCCAGGCCATGTACGCGGCCGGGGTCGGCGTCCCCGACGACCTCGCGATCGTCGGCTACGACGACATCGAGTTCGCCGCGGCGGCGGCCGTACCGCTCACCTCGGTCCGTCAACCGGCAGTCACCATGGGCGCGTTGGCCGCCGAGCTGCTCCTGGAGGAGACGGAGGCGGAGGCGGACACGACGGCTCGCCCGCACGAGCACCGGCGGGTCGTGCTCCAGCCGGAACTGGTGGTGCGTCGCTCCAGCCTGGCGGCCCGCTGA